The following is a genomic window from Prevotella sp. E13-17.
AAATTCGCCGCTGTCCATAAACATCTGGGCAAACTCGCGCTCGGGCTTCTCGGTGAACGACTGCACCTTATAGATATTGTCCTTCAGGGTGTGGTCGCCCATTTGGATATAGCCGTAGCCAGGCTCGGGGCGCGATGGCTTGATGCCCATGGTCAGTATGAAATCCTTGCCGGCAGCAAAATCCAAGCCGTCGGTGATGTCCTTGCCGAACGCCTCTTCGTTGAAGATCATCTGGTCGGCAGGTATCACCACGATGCGTGCATCCTGACAGCATCTGTGGATCATGACGCCAGCCCAAGCCACAGCTGGAGCCGTGTTGCGGTTCACGGGCTCGTAGAGAATGTGGTCGTCGTCAAGGTCGCACAACTGCTCGTGCACCAGCTTGTCGTATTCCCTACAGGTGCACACAAAGATATTCTCTTTGGGCAACAGGGCCGCCATGCGGTCGAAGGTGGCTTGCAAAAGTGTCTTTCCGGTGCCGAAGAAGTCGATAAACTGCTTAGGATGCTCAGTCCTGCTCGTTGGCCATAAGCGCTTGCCGCGGCCTCCAGCTAAGATGACACAATAGTTATGACTGTTTTTTTTCATACATCAGATTAGAAAGTTCCATGTTTATTGGGTGTAAAGATAAGAAAAAATCGTGATAGTACCAAGTGAAATGCAGTTTTTTTCTAAATATTTTGCGGGAATAAAAAAAATGTTGTATCTTTGCACCCGCTTTAAGAGCCCAGATGGCGGAATCGGTAGACGCGCTGGTCTCAAACACCAGTGGGGCAACCCGTCCCGGTTCGACCCCGGGTCTGGGTACAAAAGCTCAAGAAGCATGGAGTGCTGCAAAGGAAACTTTGCGGCACTTTTTAGTTAATCAGCAAACAGGAGTATGATATGAGTAACAGACAGACCATACTGACCATTACCGGTAGCGACGGCACTGGCTGGTCGGGCGTGCAGGCCGACATCCAGCTGATACATGCGCTGGGGGGCAAGGCTGCATCCGTCATCACGTCAATCACGGTGCAGAACACGCTGGGTATTCAGGAGTTCTACGACCTCCCCGCCGCTGTCGTTCAGCAGCAGGTCGAGGCTATCGTCAACGACCTGCAGCCACAGATTGTAAAAATCGGTCTGCTGCGCCGCACGGATGTGGTCGAGGTGGTGGCCAGTGTGCTGCGCAAATATCGGCCCCGGCACGTCATCTATGCCCCAGTGCTGCATTCGGCCAAGGGCGAACTGCTCGTGCTGCCCCGTGTTTACGAGGTGATTGAGCGCCAGCTGATGCCTCTGTGCACCATCATCCTGTCGCCCTCCGACCTGCCCCCGGGCCCTCGTCGCCACGGACATGCCAACCAGTTGGCCTCGGCCCTGGCCTACTATCTCAGCCTGGGCGAATCAGAAGCCGACGCCATGCTCCACGCCCAGACCTATCTCAAGGCGCTGCCTGCCGACTATGCCGATGGCAACACCCGCAGCGACGAACTCTACAATCAGTTTCTCATTGCCGTCGAGCGCTACTTCAACCGCTATGCCGACGTGGCATTCTATGCCGAACAGCTCAACGTCAGCGCCCGCTATCTGGGTCAGGTGACGCGCCGCACCGCCAACCGTTCGCCCAAAGCCATCATCGACGAGCGCATCATCAGCGAGATCACCTCGCTGCTCACCTCCACCCATCGCCCCCTCAAGGACATTGCCCAGCGCCTGGGCTTCTCGTCGCAAGCTCATCTGTCGCGCTACTTCAAGAAGCACAAAGGCTGTTCACCGTCCGAATATCTCCGAAACCATCATTCCGTTGCCGAGTCATAGTGCCACTATTGTTTTGCAAAAGTAGTCCTTTTTGGCTATAGAAATGGCACTTCCATGGTATAGAACTGACGCTATAGTTCCCGTCCCAGCCCCTGGAAAGCCCATTTCCAGCCCCTGGATCAGTCACTTCCAAGGGCTACGTTGACCACTTCCAGGGGCTGGATTCGTCTCGTCCAGGGGCTGGATGAGCATCAAAACCTTAACTCTTGCATCACAATAGTAACGCAATGGCACAGCAAAACTGGCCCAATGTCTGCACGATTAAGGCACTTTTGAAAGGTCACATTCAAAAATATATTTCGACAAAACACACCAGAATATCAGAATTATTTGTATTTTTGCCGCATAAAAGACTATGGAACGATGGATAGTTATATGAATATATCGGCATTTCTGATAGGAGCCTCAACAACCTTCTTCGCCATCTTCGCCATGCACATCTTGTTCTGGCGTCGGCAACGAACCCACTTCCAGCTGGTGCTGGGCTGCATCATGGCCATTTGGGCGGTGTGGTGTCTGAAGGATATTGTCATCACCTTCCCCGGGATGTACACCGAAGACGTCCTCAACTGGATATTTATCATCGATTCCTGGTCTGCCCTGACCTATACCGCGTTTGTCTTCGAGGCAGTGATGCCCCGATGGACCACTCCAGCGCGACTCTGTCTGTTGTCGTTGCCCTTTGTCGTCTTCACCTTATTATATATAATATGGCCCGTCAAGGAAGTGATCTATGTCGAGTCGGCGTTTCTTTGGTGCTATGCCTGGACGATTGTCATTATCGGATGGGTGAAGGTGCGCCGCCTCATCAAGTATGTGCGTGAGAACTACTCCAATATTGACCGCATCGACGTGGCATGGCTGAAGCCTGTCTTTGTCTTTGCCATTGTCAGCCAGCTGGCATGGTTGTTTACCTCGCTGACAGCCACAGTAGCTGGCGATATCGTCTATTACTTCTCCATCATTCTGCTGTGGCTGATGGTGCTGCGCTATAGCTGGGATTTCCGTCCTATCATGGTAGATCTGGAACAGGAAAAGACTGTTTTCGAAAAGAAGGATATGATGCCTATCGCAGAGGGGAGGCTGGAGAAGATAGTGGAAGAGCAGCGCCTCTATCTGAACAAGAATCTGACACTTGCCGACATGGCGGTGGCTCTGAACAGCAACCGCACGTATGTGAGCAACTACCTCCGTCAGGTGGTGGGTATGACGTTCTACGACTATGTCAACCTGTTGCGCATAGAGCGTGTCAGCATTCCCATGTTGAAAGAGCACCCTGAGTTCACACTGGAATATGTTGCCCAGGAGAGCGGCTTTGCCTCCATCTCTACGTTCCGTCGGGCATTCATCAAACTGACAGGACAAACTCCCCGCCAATATACGGCTTCTGAAGAATCATAGACTATCAGCGTGACCGAGGGGAAAGCGGTGAGGTCGGCCGTGTTTACCACTACAGCCTCGTCAATGGCCACGCGGTTGGCGGAGGCCACGTCATGAGTGACAAGACAGAAAAGCCTCATAAGGTGCTCATTGATGGAAAGATATACATCGTCCGAAAGGGTAGGGTATATACTCCGCAAGGACAAATGGTGAAATAGCCAGATCGCTATATACGAAAAGACCGTTACGCCCATCCGCGTAACGGTCTTTTTTATAAGAGATTACTTCACAAGCACCTTGTGACCGTTCTCTACCACGATGCCTTTATAGCCTTTCTTGATACGCTGGCCACTGAGGTTATAACGGACAGATGAAGCATTGGTTCGGTTGGACAACACGTTTTCGATGCCAGTTACTTCACTGGCAAACTGTAGCTCGGTAATCCACAGTTTTGAGCCCGGTGCCGATGCACCACTGCCCTCTGTGCTGGAACTCATGCCACTGACACTCGAGGTGATGTCGATATAGAAGGCGTTGATGCCCCAACCAAGACCGGAAGGGTCGTTGCCATTTTCGCTCTCGGAAAGATCGATGTAGCCGAAAGTCCAGTCAGACGCAGCCTCGGTTATCTTCTTGCGGAACTTCACAGTACGGGTCACTTGCGGTTTAATCACCAGGTCTTCGTTGAATTGGATGAACACCTGTGCTACGTCACCAGTCACGGGTTGGTATTTGTACCAGAAGGTGAGATAGCGTGCGGGAATTTTGTTGCAAGGCACGCCCTGTTCGTACTCGCTGCCGCTCATCTTTTTCAGGAAGCAGTCGGTGACTAACAGCGACGTTGTGACCACCTCACCCGGCATACCTGCCGCCGACATGTCCACTACCTTCGACTCAAGCAGAGCTGCCGTAGTCCCCGCAGTTCGGCCTTCGGTCTTCGTCACGCAGCCAGGAGCCAGAATGTTGAATGTGTCCCAATAGCCCGACGGTGACGTGTAGCTTCCGCCACCCATCTCTGCGGGCAGGTTGCGCTCCTCCCAGTCGGCAAAGCTGCCGTTGGGCACCTGATACAAGGTTACTGGCGAACCTCCGCCCACTTTGCTGTCGTCCACTATGAGGTTTGCGCCCGTACTCACCTTATATTTGTTCCAAGCCTCAGCACTCTGTTGGGTATATACTATGACGGTGAAATTCGGTTGGGTGTTCACTACGTCAGAGCCGAGCATCAGCGTGCCCTGCACGTTGCAGTCGAACGTTTCCAGATGTGTGTTTTCCATGAAGATTTTGTCGGGGATAGCATAGTCTCCACCGGCCTCTATGCCGATAATATGCAGTTCGGTATAATCTTTGAACTGAGCCTCTTGCAATGATACATTCTTCACATATAGTCGCTTCACGTTGTTCTGTGCCGTCATTTCCTGACCCGCCATTTGCAACGTGTACTGACGGAACATCGGCTCCCAGTAATTGGGGTCGGTGAGGTCAGAGCCTTCGATATGTGCCCACTTGGTAGCGTCAATCGGTTCAATGGTGAGTTGGAACTGTGGCCCGCGGTCTGCCCATTCATAGGTGTCGAGCGTGAATCGGTAGTTGTTCATTTGGTTCTCGCCTACAAATGCCATATACGAGTCGGTGATAACGGGGTCGTGCAGCGTAATCTGCGCCTGTACATCCATTGCCAGCATGAAGAGAACCATCAGTAAAGATAAAACTTTTGTTTTCATACGTTGCTGATTTTAAGTGAATATTATATTTAAGTGAACACTATGATAGATGATGTATTATGTAAATCATCATTTTCCACAAATCACCGTTATTGATGCTTGACATGTCGGACTTGTCGTAGATGGTAACTCAAATTTAAGAATACCATAATCATGCGCATCAAAATGTTATAACAACCGCAAAGATATAAAATCTTTTTCAATCATTGTCCATTTCGTCCGAAAAAAATGCAAAAAGCGTTAATAGGCTTGCTCATGCACGCCTTTAGAACGTGATGTCGTTCCGTTAATAGGCTTGCTCATGCACGCCTTTAACGGCTCGACCCGAGGGGTCGTTCATGTTCTTGAAGGCTTCGTCCCACTCCAGGGCAATGGCGGTGGAACAGGCTACGGATGCCTCGCTGGGCACACTGAGGGCGGCTGAGTCGCTGGGGAAGTGCTCGGCGAAGATTGAGCGGTAGTAGTATTCTTCCTTGTTCTTAGGCGGATTGATGGGGAAGCGCTCGGCGGCATGTGCCATCTGCTCGTCGCTCACGGCTGCAGCGGTCATCTCCTTCAAGGTGTCGATCCATGAGTAGCCCACACCATCAGAGAACTGCTCTTTCTGTCGCCAGACTACTGCCTCGGGCAGCATGTCGGCAAAGGCCTCGCGCACAATGCGCTTCTCAATGGAAACCCCCTCTAAATCTCCACGGGGGGAGACTTTCAGAGCGTCGTTTCCTCCCCTCGGGGAGGTTAGGTGGGGGTTACACATCTTGGCCTCGGGGTTGGTTCGCATGGCTACATCGAGGAACTCCTTGTCGAGGAAGGGCACGCGGCCCTCAACACCCCAAGCACTCAGGCTTTTGTTGGCGCGCAGACAGTCGTAGAGGTGCAGTTTGGAGAGCTTGCGAACGGTCTCTTCGTGGAAATCTTTGGCCGTTGGCGCTTTGTGGAAGTAGAGATAGCCTCCGAAGATTTCGTCGGCACCCTCGCCGCTGAGCACCATCTTGATGCCCATCGACTTGATGACGCGTGCCAGCAAGTACATGGGCGTTGAGGCGCGAACGGTAGTCACGTCGTAGGTCTCGATGAAGTAGATGACGTCGCGGATGGCATCGAGTCCTTCTTGAATGGTGTAGTTGATCTCGTGGTGAACGGTACCGATGTGGTCGGCCACCATCTTGGCTTTGGCCAGGTCGGGCGCGCCCTTCAGTCCCACCGCAAACGAGTGCAGACGGGGCCAGTAGGCTTTCGACTGCGAGTTGTCTT
Proteins encoded in this region:
- a CDS encoding mannose-1-phosphate guanylyltransferase, producing the protein MKKNSHNYCVILAGGRGKRLWPTSRTEHPKQFIDFFGTGKTLLQATFDRMAALLPKENIFVCTCREYDKLVHEQLCDLDDDHILYEPVNRNTAPAVAWAGVMIHRCCQDARIVVIPADQMIFNEEAFGKDITDGLDFAAGKDFILTMGIKPSRPEPGYGYIQMGDHTLKDNIYKVQSFTEKPEREFAQMFMDSGEFLWNTGIYITDVNHLRNFFIEVIKDVPYRIANLLDMGSKEECDAYVSQHYPAYPNISMDKAALEMSEDVYVMHCGFGWADIGTWHALYECMQKNDDDNVVIDSEVILEECKDNIIKLPKGHIGIINGLEGYIVAEQDDVLLICKKSDSSSLIRKYVNEVGIRYGEKYV
- a CDS encoding bifunctional hydroxymethylpyrimidine kinase/phosphomethylpyrimidine kinase, translated to MSNRQTILTITGSDGTGWSGVQADIQLIHALGGKAASVITSITVQNTLGIQEFYDLPAAVVQQQVEAIVNDLQPQIVKIGLLRRTDVVEVVASVLRKYRPRHVIYAPVLHSAKGELLVLPRVYEVIERQLMPLCTIILSPSDLPPGPRRHGHANQLASALAYYLSLGESEADAMLHAQTYLKALPADYADGNTRSDELYNQFLIAVERYFNRYADVAFYAEQLNVSARYLGQVTRRTANRSPKAIIDERIISEITSLLTSTHRPLKDIAQRLGFSSQAHLSRYFKKHKGCSPSEYLRNHHSVAES
- a CDS encoding AraC family transcriptional regulator yields the protein MNISAFLIGASTTFFAIFAMHILFWRRQRTHFQLVLGCIMAIWAVWCLKDIVITFPGMYTEDVLNWIFIIDSWSALTYTAFVFEAVMPRWTTPARLCLLSLPFVVFTLLYIIWPVKEVIYVESAFLWCYAWTIVIIGWVKVRRLIKYVRENYSNIDRIDVAWLKPVFVFAIVSQLAWLFTSLTATVAGDIVYYFSIILLWLMVLRYSWDFRPIMVDLEQEKTVFEKKDMMPIAEGRLEKIVEEQRLYLNKNLTLADMAVALNSNRTYVSNYLRQVVGMTFYDYVNLLRIERVSIPMLKEHPEFTLEYVAQESGFASISTFRRAFIKLTGQTPRQYTASEES
- the asnB gene encoding asparagine synthase B; the encoded protein is MCGIVGIFRSTTQDGACQGKNAKEQMPALREKALKMSQKIRHRGPDWSGIYSGGSAILAHERLSIVDPESGKQPLFSPDGKQILAVNGEIYNHQEIRRRYAGKYDFQTGSDCEVILALYREKGINFLEDLNGIFAFALYDEEKDTFLIARDPIGVIPLYIGYDADGTIYVASELKALEGQCERYEPFLPGHYYYSADPGMKRYYKRDWFEYDAVKNNPASVTAIHDALEAAVKRQLMSDVPYGVLLSGGLDSSVISAIAEKYSEMRIEDNSQSKAYWPRLHSFAVGLKGAPDLAKAKMVADHIGTVHHEINYTIQEGLDAIRDVIYFIETYDVTTVRASTPMYLLARVIKSMGIKMVLSGEGADEIFGGYLYFHKAPTAKDFHEETVRKLSKLHLYDCLRANKSLSAWGVEGRVPFLDKEFLDVAMRTNPEAKMCNPHLTSPRGGNDALKVSPRGDLEGVSIEKRIVREAFADMLPEAVVWRQKEQFSDGVGYSWIDTLKEMTAAAVSDEQMAHAAERFPINPPKNKEEYYYRSIFAEHFPSDSAALSVPSEASVACSTAIALEWDEAFKNMNDPSGRAVKGVHEQAY